In Vibrio atlanticus, the following proteins share a genomic window:
- a CDS encoding AAA family ATPase translates to MKPIIITGGPGAGKTTLLNALGNAGYPIFAESSRQLIEQQSQLENGILPWLNLPGFSQLCLGVMNEQKEQAKQHQIAFLDRAIPDICGYLAQAKLEINTTYREASQGYHPQVLFCRPEASIYVQDDVRPYPFEEALEIHRALVTVYQELGYEVVEVPFMSVDKRLQFVERYLVIKS, encoded by the coding sequence ATGAAGCCAATCATTATTACTGGCGGCCCCGGAGCCGGGAAGACAACACTGCTCAATGCCTTGGGTAACGCGGGTTACCCAATATTTGCAGAATCCTCTCGCCAATTGATAGAACAACAGAGCCAACTTGAGAACGGTATCTTACCTTGGTTAAACCTTCCTGGATTTTCTCAGCTATGTTTAGGAGTGATGAATGAGCAGAAAGAGCAAGCGAAGCAGCACCAAATTGCTTTTCTTGATCGCGCCATTCCAGACATTTGTGGCTATTTGGCTCAGGCGAAACTAGAGATAAACACAACCTACCGAGAAGCGAGCCAAGGTTATCACCCCCAAGTGCTGTTCTGTCGCCCTGAGGCATCGATTTACGTACAGGATGATGTGAGGCCTTACCCGTTTGAAGAGGCATTAGAGATTCACCGCGCTTTAGTAACAGTCTACCAAGAGCTTGGTTACGAGGTGGTTGAAGTGCCGTTTATGTCGGTCGATAAGCGGCTTCAATTCGTTGAGCGTTACTTAGTTATCAAAAGCTAG
- the typA gene encoding translational GTPase TypA produces MSTPQIDKLRNIAIIAHVDHGKTTLVDKLLQQSGTLESRGEAEERVMDSNDIEKERGITILAKNTAINWNDYRINIVDTPGHADFGGEVERIMSMVDSVLLIVDAVDGPMPQTRFVTQKAFAHGLKPIVVINKIDRPGARPDWVMDQVFDLFDNLGATDEQLDFTVVYASALNGWATMTEGETGENMEPLFQAVVDTVEAPAVDLDGPLQMQISQLDYSSYVGVIGVARVTRGSVKPNQQVTIVNAEGKKRNGKVGTVLGYLGLERHEVEQANAGDIIAITGLGELKISDTICDVNTVEAMEPLSVDEPTVTMTFQVNTSPFAGKEGKFVTSRNILERLEKELVHNVALRVEETESPDRFRVSGRGELHLSILIENMRREGFELAVSRPEVIIKEEDGQKMEPFETVTIDVVEEHQGAIMESIGLRKGELTDMAPDGKGRVRMDFMMPSRGLIGFQTEFLTMTSGSGLIYHSFDHYGPYKGGIIGQRNNGVLISNATGKALTYALFFLQARGRLFTEHADEVYEGQVIGIHNRSNDLTVNCLKGKQLTNVRASGTDEAQVLSPPIKHTLEQALEFIDEDELVEVTPLNVRIRKKLLTENERKRAARPAKA; encoded by the coding sequence ATGTCTACTCCACAGATTGATAAGTTAAGAAATATCGCGATCATCGCGCACGTTGACCACGGTAAAACGACTTTGGTTGATAAACTACTACAACAGTCAGGCACTCTTGAGTCTCGTGGTGAAGCTGAAGAGCGTGTCATGGATTCGAATGACATCGAAAAAGAGCGTGGCATTACAATCCTTGCTAAGAACACAGCAATCAACTGGAATGATTACCGCATCAACATCGTAGATACTCCGGGACACGCGGACTTCGGTGGTGAAGTTGAGCGTATCATGTCTATGGTTGACTCTGTTCTGCTTATCGTTGACGCAGTTGATGGCCCAATGCCTCAAACTCGTTTCGTAACGCAAAAAGCATTCGCACACGGTCTTAAGCCAATCGTTGTAATCAACAAGATTGACCGCCCAGGCGCTCGTCCTGATTGGGTTATGGATCAAGTATTCGACCTTTTCGACAACCTAGGTGCTACAGATGAGCAACTAGACTTCACCGTTGTTTACGCTTCAGCTCTAAACGGTTGGGCAACAATGACTGAAGGCGAAACTGGCGAGAACATGGAACCATTGTTCCAAGCTGTTGTTGATACAGTAGAAGCACCAGCAGTTGACCTTGACGGTCCACTACAAATGCAAATTTCGCAACTTGATTACAGCTCTTACGTAGGTGTTATCGGTGTTGCTCGTGTTACTCGTGGTTCGGTTAAGCCAAACCAACAAGTAACTATCGTGAATGCTGAAGGCAAAAAACGTAACGGTAAAGTAGGTACTGTACTTGGTTACCTAGGTCTTGAGCGTCACGAAGTAGAACAAGCTAACGCTGGCGACATCATTGCAATCACAGGTCTTGGTGAGCTGAAAATTTCAGACACTATCTGTGACGTAAACACTGTTGAAGCAATGGAACCTCTATCTGTTGATGAACCAACAGTAACAATGACGTTCCAAGTAAACACTTCTCCGTTCGCGGGTAAAGAAGGTAAGTTTGTAACTTCACGTAACATCCTTGAGCGTCTTGAAAAAGAATTGGTTCATAACGTTGCACTACGTGTTGAAGAAACTGAAAGTCCAGACCGTTTCCGCGTATCAGGCCGTGGTGAACTTCACCTTTCTATCCTGATCGAAAACATGCGTCGTGAAGGTTTCGAGCTAGCAGTATCTCGTCCAGAAGTAATCATCAAAGAAGAAGATGGTCAGAAAATGGAACCGTTCGAAACGGTTACTATCGATGTAGTTGAAGAGCACCAAGGTGCGATCATGGAAAGCATCGGTCTACGTAAGGGTGAGCTAACAGATATGGCACCAGATGGTAAAGGCCGTGTTCGCATGGACTTCATGATGCCTTCTCGTGGTCTTATCGGTTTCCAAACTGAATTCCTTACAATGACGTCTGGTTCTGGTCTTATTTACCACTCGTTCGATCACTACGGTCCTTACAAAGGCGGTATCATTGGTCAACGTAACAATGGTGTTCTAATCTCGAACGCGACTGGTAAAGCACTGACTTACGCATTGTTCTTCCTTCAAGCTCGTGGTCGTCTATTTACAGAGCACGCTGATGAAGTTTATGAAGGTCAAGTAATCGGTATTCACAACCGTTCAAACGACCTGACAGTAAACTGTCTGAAAGGTAAGCAACTAACGAACGTTCGTGCATCTGGTACTGATGAAGCACAAGTTCTTTCTCCACCGATCAAGCACACTCTAGAGCAAGCTCTTGAGTTTATCGATGAAGATGAACTAGTAGAAGTAACGCCACTAAACGTACGTATCCGTAAGAAGCTTCTTACTGAAAACGAACGTAAGCGTGCAGCACGTCCAGCTAAGGCTTAA
- a CDS encoding DUF2959 domain-containing protein, translating into MPYLIVIVLSIFTLTGCQSAYYSAMEQVGYHKRDIMVDRVEDAKESQQDAQEEFTSALEALSSLTNFSGGDLEDMYNKINDKYQDSEKAAQNVSDRIAAIEDVSDALFAEWQGELDLYTSDSLRRSSEKKLRETKSSYQTMLSAMKRAEKKMDPVLNTLRDNTLYLKHNLNASAVGSLQGEFMSLEKDIAYAITQMNAAIAESDKFLAQLNQK; encoded by the coding sequence ATGCCTTATTTAATAGTTATAGTCCTCTCTATTTTTACTCTTACTGGATGCCAATCAGCTTATTACTCCGCAATGGAGCAAGTGGGTTACCACAAGCGTGACATTATGGTCGATAGAGTGGAGGATGCGAAAGAGTCACAGCAGGATGCTCAGGAAGAGTTTACCAGCGCACTTGAAGCCTTGAGTAGCCTGACTAACTTCAGTGGTGGCGACCTTGAAGACATGTACAACAAGATCAATGATAAATACCAAGACAGCGAGAAAGCCGCACAAAATGTCAGTGACCGCATTGCTGCGATTGAAGATGTGTCGGATGCGCTATTTGCAGAGTGGCAGGGAGAGTTGGACCTTTACACCAGCGATTCACTGCGTCGTTCAAGTGAGAAAAAGCTGCGTGAAACCAAATCATCTTACCAGACCATGCTTTCAGCGATGAAACGGGCTGAGAAGAAAATGGATCCGGTACTCAACACTCTTCGCGACAACACGCTTTATCTCAAACACAACCTCAATGCGAGTGCCGTTGGTTCATTGCAGGGAGAGTTTATGAGCTTAGAAAAAGACATCGCCTACGCGATAACACAGATGAATGCTGCGATAGCTGAGTCGGATAAGTTCTTAGCACAACTCAACCAAAAATAA